The following coding sequences lie in one Bacillus rossius redtenbacheri isolate Brsri chromosome 13, Brsri_v3, whole genome shotgun sequence genomic window:
- the LOC134538257 gene encoding divergent protein kinase domain 1C — protein MINLKRIPGILYQRRRVSVAVICTSLVIYYLFKFGIVCTNIEIWSYVSKLCQLHRDGKAVGSLCKPLCTDGTIESVSCYAFHVGKEAVFSAEWQGTKMVFKSPRSQPDVDPVHWVSHDGRRQYPDEQQFQSMVRELVASRLNLSTSSDQLKRISHLGVSKAAESSVARHEEMDNVWALLHDNEYLLSVLYSDRGVFPQLLGTCGTLFAVEYVRPVESAARMFSVSEGRNEWASRLRLASMMLDLLEEVEVNFPEPFSLCDVKMGHFGVTADGQRLKFLDLDSVFPRTVANRVAADGSACERDEDCDFFDCRSRCGPSRVCDAPVVNNNHQVVCEKIFLGWALSGATLVPGLLVSRHTPSTLAVLLRMCASPDSGTAPPDDVKRRLYALLTELLQALGNEEFL, from the exons atgATCAATCTAAAAAGAATTCCAGGTATTTTATACCAACGACGACGTGTGAGCGTGGCTGTAATATGTACATCGTTGGTTATTTACTATCTCTTCAAATTTGGCATCGTGTGTACAAACATAGAGATATGGAGTTATGTCAGTAAGTTG TGCCAGCTGCATCGCGACGGGAAAGCTGTTGGCTCACTGTGTAAACCCCTGTGCACCGACGGAACAATAGAGTCCGTAAGCTGCTACGCTTTTCACGTGGGCAAGGAGGCAGTGTTCTCAGCCGAATGGCAAGGAACCAAAATGGTCTTCAAGTCGCCACGTAGTCAGCCCGATGTCGATCCGGTGCACTGGGTTAGCCACGACGGCCGGAGGCAGTACCCGGATGAACAGCAATTCCAGTCCATGGTGCGAGAACTGGTTGCTTCCAGATTAAATCTTTCCACATCGTCGGACCAGTTGAAGAGGATTTCTCATCTCGGCGTTTCCAAGGCCGCAGAATCATCCGTCGCTCGCCACGAGGAGATGGATAACGTCTGGGCTTTACTCCACGATAACGAGTACCTTCTATCCGTCCTGTATTCCGACAGAGGCGTTTTCCCTCAACTTCTGGGCACCTGCGGCACGCTGTTTGCGGTCGAGTACGTCCGACCCGTCGAGTCCGCAGCACGAATGTTCTCCGTGTCGGAAGGGAGAAACGAATGGGCTTCGCGGCTCAGGCTCGCGTCGATGATGCTCGATCTTTTGGAGGAGGTCGAAGTTAACTTCCCGGAGCCGTTTTCCCTCTGCGACGTGAAAATGGGCCACTTCGGCGTGACCGCAGACGGGCAGCGCCTCAAGTTCCTGGACCTGGACTCGGTTTTTCCCCGGACGGTAGCCAACCGCGTCGCAGCGGACGGAAGCGCCTGCGAGAGGGACGAGGACTGCGACTTCTTCGACTGCCGCTCCCGGTGCGGCCCGTCCCGCGTCTGCGACGCGCCCGTTGTAAACAACAACCACCAGGTGGTCTGCGAGAAGATCTTCCTGGGCTGGGCGCTGTCGGGGGCCACGCTGGTCCCGGGGCTGCTGGTGTCGCGGCACACGCCCTCGACGCTGGCGGTCCTGCTGAGGATGTGCGCGAGCCCCGACAGCGGCACGGCACCT